Proteins co-encoded in one Medicago truncatula cultivar Jemalong A17 chromosome 8, MtrunA17r5.0-ANR, whole genome shotgun sequence genomic window:
- the LOC25501743 gene encoding probable arabinosyltransferase ARAD1 isoform X2 gives MYEKVILTFIFVFLLIISYSIFIGTLDIRSYFYQSPTLQPAPCKPDPPLRVYMYDLPPRFNVGMITRRNTSESPVTVRDFPRWPGNWGLKKQHSVEYWMMGSLLHDGDGGEAVRVSDPELADAFFVPFFSSLSFNTHGHTMTDPATEIDRKLQVDLMEFLKKSKYWQRSKGRDHVFPMTHPNAFRFLRNQLNDTIQVVVDFGRYPKGMSNLNKDVVSPYVHVVDSYTDDEPQDPYEIRSTLLFFRGRTFRKDEGIVRAKLMGILSGYSDVHYERSVATGANIKAQETHHHLVAFLMPLRVTVFQSL, from the exons atGTATGAAAAAGTGATTCTAACATTCATATTCGTCTTCCTTCTCATAATCTCCTACTCAATCTTCATCGGAACACTCGACATTCGATCTTATTTCTACCAATCACCAACCCTTCAACCCGCTCCATGTAAACCCGACCCGCCTCTTCGTGTTTACATGTATGATCTCCCTCCCCGTTTCAACGTCGGAATGATCACTCGCCGGAATACGTCGGAGTCTCCCGTCACCGTTAGGGATTTTCCGCGGTGGCCGGGGAATTGGGGTTTGAAGAAGCAACACAGTGTGGAGTATTGGATGATGGGATCGCTTTTACatgatggtgatggtggtgaAGCTGTGAGGGTTTCGGATCCGGAATTGGCTGATGCCTTTTTTGTTCCGTTTTTTTCTTCCTTGAGTTTTAATACACATGGACATACTATGACGGATCCTGCTACCGAGATTGATCGAAAATTGCAG GTTGATCTGATGGAATTCTTGAAGAAATCTAAATATTGGCAGAGGTCTAAAGGCAGAGACCATGTATTTCCTATGACACACCCCAATGCCTTTAGATTCCTACGTAATCAATTGAATGATACTATTCAAGTTGTTGTGGATTTTGGCCGCTACCCTAAGGGCATGTCTAATTTGAATAAAGATGTGGTGTCCCCGTATGTTCATGTTGTGGATTCTTATACAGATGATGAACCTCAAGATCCGTACGAGATTCGCTCCACACTGCTTTTCTTTCGAGGGAGGACTTTCAGGAAGGAT GAAGGCATTGTCCGTGCTAAACTGATGGGTATATTGAGTGGTTATAGTGACGTTCACTATGAGCGAAGTGTTGCAACAGGAGCAAACATAAAAGCG CAGGAGACACACCATCATCTTGTCGCCTTTTTGATGCCATTGCGAGTCACTGTGTTCCAGTCATTGTGA
- the LOC25501743 gene encoding probable arabinosyltransferase ARAD1 isoform X3 produces the protein MYEKVILTFIFVFLLIISYSIFIGTLDIRSYFYQSPTLQPAPCKPDPPLRVYMYDLPPRFNVGMITRRNTSESPVTVRDFPRWPGNWGLKKQHSVEYWMMGSLLHDGDGGEAVRVSDPELADAFFVPFFSSLSFNTHGHTMTDPATEIDRKLQVDLMEFLKKSKYWQRSKGRDHVFPMTHPNAFRFLRNQLNDTIQVVVDFGRYPKGMSNLNKDVVSPYVHVVDSYTDDEPQDPYEIRSTLLFFRGRTFRKDEGIVRAKLMGILSGYSDVHYERSVATGANIKAETHHHLVAFLMPLRVTVFQSL, from the exons atGTATGAAAAAGTGATTCTAACATTCATATTCGTCTTCCTTCTCATAATCTCCTACTCAATCTTCATCGGAACACTCGACATTCGATCTTATTTCTACCAATCACCAACCCTTCAACCCGCTCCATGTAAACCCGACCCGCCTCTTCGTGTTTACATGTATGATCTCCCTCCCCGTTTCAACGTCGGAATGATCACTCGCCGGAATACGTCGGAGTCTCCCGTCACCGTTAGGGATTTTCCGCGGTGGCCGGGGAATTGGGGTTTGAAGAAGCAACACAGTGTGGAGTATTGGATGATGGGATCGCTTTTACatgatggtgatggtggtgaAGCTGTGAGGGTTTCGGATCCGGAATTGGCTGATGCCTTTTTTGTTCCGTTTTTTTCTTCCTTGAGTTTTAATACACATGGACATACTATGACGGATCCTGCTACCGAGATTGATCGAAAATTGCAG GTTGATCTGATGGAATTCTTGAAGAAATCTAAATATTGGCAGAGGTCTAAAGGCAGAGACCATGTATTTCCTATGACACACCCCAATGCCTTTAGATTCCTACGTAATCAATTGAATGATACTATTCAAGTTGTTGTGGATTTTGGCCGCTACCCTAAGGGCATGTCTAATTTGAATAAAGATGTGGTGTCCCCGTATGTTCATGTTGTGGATTCTTATACAGATGATGAACCTCAAGATCCGTACGAGATTCGCTCCACACTGCTTTTCTTTCGAGGGAGGACTTTCAGGAAGGAT GAAGGCATTGTCCGTGCTAAACTGATGGGTATATTGAGTGGTTATAGTGACGTTCACTATGAGCGAAGTGTTGCAACAGGAGCAAACATAAAAGCG GAGACACACCATCATCTTGTCGCCTTTTTGATGCCATTGCGAGTCACTGTGTTCCAGTCATTGTGA
- the LOC25501743 gene encoding probable arabinosyltransferase ARAD1 isoform X1: MYEKVILTFIFVFLLIISYSIFIGTLDIRSYFYQSPTLQPAPCKPDPPLRVYMYDLPPRFNVGMITRRNTSESPVTVRDFPRWPGNWGLKKQHSVEYWMMGSLLHDGDGGEAVRVSDPELADAFFVPFFSSLSFNTHGHTMTDPATEIDRKLQVDLMEFLKKSKYWQRSKGRDHVFPMTHPNAFRFLRNQLNDTIQVVVDFGRYPKGMSNLNKDVVSPYVHVVDSYTDDEPQDPYEIRSTLLFFRGRTFRKDEGIVRAKLMGILSGYSDVHYERSVATGANIKASSKGMRSSKFCLHPAGDTPSSCRLFDAIASHCVPVIVSDQIELPFEDEIDYSQFSLFFSFKEALQPGYMVDQLRKVPKQKWTEMWRQVKNISHHYEFQYPPKREDAVNMLWRQVKHKLPGVRLSIHRTRRLKISDWWRKR, encoded by the exons atGTATGAAAAAGTGATTCTAACATTCATATTCGTCTTCCTTCTCATAATCTCCTACTCAATCTTCATCGGAACACTCGACATTCGATCTTATTTCTACCAATCACCAACCCTTCAACCCGCTCCATGTAAACCCGACCCGCCTCTTCGTGTTTACATGTATGATCTCCCTCCCCGTTTCAACGTCGGAATGATCACTCGCCGGAATACGTCGGAGTCTCCCGTCACCGTTAGGGATTTTCCGCGGTGGCCGGGGAATTGGGGTTTGAAGAAGCAACACAGTGTGGAGTATTGGATGATGGGATCGCTTTTACatgatggtgatggtggtgaAGCTGTGAGGGTTTCGGATCCGGAATTGGCTGATGCCTTTTTTGTTCCGTTTTTTTCTTCCTTGAGTTTTAATACACATGGACATACTATGACGGATCCTGCTACCGAGATTGATCGAAAATTGCAG GTTGATCTGATGGAATTCTTGAAGAAATCTAAATATTGGCAGAGGTCTAAAGGCAGAGACCATGTATTTCCTATGACACACCCCAATGCCTTTAGATTCCTACGTAATCAATTGAATGATACTATTCAAGTTGTTGTGGATTTTGGCCGCTACCCTAAGGGCATGTCTAATTTGAATAAAGATGTGGTGTCCCCGTATGTTCATGTTGTGGATTCTTATACAGATGATGAACCTCAAGATCCGTACGAGATTCGCTCCACACTGCTTTTCTTTCGAGGGAGGACTTTCAGGAAGGAT GAAGGCATTGTCCGTGCTAAACTGATGGGTATATTGAGTGGTTATAGTGACGTTCACTATGAGCGAAGTGTTGCAACAGGAGCAAACATAAAAGCG TCATCTAAAGGAATGCGTTCATCAAAGTTCTGTTTGCATCCAGCAGGAGACACACCATCATCTTGTCGCCTTTTTGATGCCATTGCGAGTCACTGTGTTCCAGTCATTGTGAGTGATCAAATTGAACTCCCTTTTGAGGATGAGATTGATTACTCGCAGTTCTCTTTGTTCTTCTCTTTCAAAGAGGCATTACAGCCTGGCTACATGGTTGACCAGCTTCGTAAAGTTCCAAAACAGAAGTGGACTGAAATGTGGAGGCAGGTTAAAAACATCTCCCATCATTATGAATTCCAGTACCCTCCAAAAAGAGAGGATGCTGTTAATATGCTTTGGAGACAGGTCAAACACAAGCTTCCAGGGGTCAGACTCTCTATTCATAGAACCCGAAGGTTAAAAATCTCAGATTGGTGGCGAAAGAGATGA